A section of the Corvus hawaiiensis isolate bCorHaw1 chromosome 14, bCorHaw1.pri.cur, whole genome shotgun sequence genome encodes:
- the GDPD2 gene encoding glycerophosphoinositol inositolphosphodiesterase GDPD2 isoform X1, producing the protein MADPPGCCSTCATCLLCPYSCQWITAKKEKRKGLRTTKCDCSWFLFLFCVFLFTLVWLYFAIIILNDFHNFNEFIFRERKLWLDWSQVLLIATAVLISYSSVLLVLALCLQLCGQPLKLHWVHKVLLILTALVVAAAFTGLGIKWAEEWKSARVSLQATGPFLHIGTVGGMTLLAWPLASFIYRTRKTGLRVFLLLVYCAAMIALYLAPLGITSPCIMEENQLPPKPALVGHRGAPMLAPENTLMSLHKAVECDVQVFETDVMVSADGVPFLMHDEELTRTTNVQAVFPDRAAQSIAFNWTDLQQLDAGSWFLERRPFPTVQSLSPADRNETTKQRVPSLEQALEAAKQSNISIMFDLRPENHSDYQNFVNVTLGVILQSGIPLQQVLWLPDGFREDVKQQAPGVQQVYGRKRLKDEKEPVLHVNLPYQDMSSEEIRQYRQDNISVNLYVVNQPWLFSVLWCSGVSSVTTNACQVLKEMKHPVWLLPSSTYLMIWIVVDCVSFLIIIWAFVLLKKCSHRRQPAGECTRNESFPPLEPGSACGTLF; encoded by the exons ATGGCAGAcccccctggctgctgctctacctgtgccacctgcctgctctgcccctACAGCTGCCAGTGGATCACTGCcaagaaggagaagaggaagggcCTGAGAACCACCAAG TGTGACTGCAGTTggttccttttcctcttctgcgTCTTCCTCTTCACACTGGTGTGGCTCTACTTCGCTATCATCATCCTCAATGATTTCCACAATTTCAACGA ATTCATCTTCAGGGAGAGGAAGCTGTGGCTAGACTGGTCCCAGGTCCTGCTCATAGCTACGGCTGTGCTGATCAGCTACTCgtctgtgctgctg GTCCTTGCTTTGTGCCTGCAGCTCTGCGGCCAGCCCTTGAAGCTACACTGGGTGCACAAG GTCCTGCTGATCCTAACTGCCCTGGTGGTGGCTGCAGCCTTCACAGGGCTGGGAATAAAGTGGGCGGAGGAGTGGAAAAGCGCTCGTGTCTCCCTGCAG GCAACAGGTCCCTTCCTGCACATTGGAACTGTGGGGGGAATGACGCTCCTTGCCTGGCCCCTGGCCAGCTTCATCTACCGCACCCGCAAGACAG GTCTCAGGgtgtttctgctgcttgtgTACTGTGCAGCGATGATTGCACTATACCTGGCTCCCTTGGGAATCACCTCCCCTTGCATCATGGAGGAGAACCAGCTTCCCCCCAAGCCAGCCCTAGTTGGCCATCGAGGAGCACCCATG CTGGCCCCCGAGAACACCCTCATGTCACTGCACAAGGCGGTGGAGTGTGATGTGCAAGTCTTCGAGACAGACGTCATGGTGAG TGCTGACGGGGTCCCATTCCTCATGCATGACGAGGAACTCACCAGGACCACCAACGTGCAGGCTGTGTTCCCTGACAGGGCTGCCCAGAGCATTGCCTTCAACTGGACAGATCTCCAGCAGCTGGATGCTGGCAGCTGGTTTCTGGAG CGGAGGCCATTTCCCACTGTGCAGAGTCTTTCCCCTGCTGATCGCAATGAGACAACCAAACAGAgggtcccatccctggaacagGCTCTAGAGGCAGCCAAGCAGAGCAACATCTCCATCATGTTCGACCTCCGGCCTGAGAACCACAGTGACTACCAGAACTTTGTCAATGTCACCCTGGGAGTGATTTTACAGTCAGGCatcccactgcagcag GTCCTCTGGCTTCCAGATGGGTTCAGGGAAGATGTCAAACAGCAGGCCCCAGGTGTCCAGCAAGTCTACGGCCGGAAGAGACTCAAGGATGAGAAGGAGCCAGTACTGCATGTCAATTTGCCCTACCAGGACATGAGCTCTGAGGAGATCAG GCAGTACCGCCAGGACAACATCTCTGTCAACTTGTATGTGGTGAACCAGCCTTGgctcttctctgtgctgtggtGCTCAGGGGTGAGCTCTGTCACCACCAACGCCTGCCAGGTGCTGAAGGAGATGAAACACCCTGTCTGGCTGCTT cccagcagcacatACCTCATGATCTGGATCGTTGTAGACTGCGTTTCCTTCCTTATCATCATCTGGGCCTTCGTCTTGCTGAA GAAATGTTCCCACAGAAGACAGCCAGCGGGTGAGTGCACACGGAATGAGAGCTTCCCTCCcttggagccaggctctgcctgtgggaCTCTTTTCTAA
- the GDPD2 gene encoding glycerophosphoinositol inositolphosphodiesterase GDPD2 isoform X2: MADPPGCCSTCATCLLCPYSCQWITAKKEKRKGLRTTKCDCSWFLFLFCVFLFTLVWLYFAIIILNDFHNFNEFIFRERKLWLDWSQVLLIATAVLISYSSVLLVLALCLQLCGQPLKLHWVHKVLLILTALVVAAAFTGLGIKWAEEWKSARVSLQATGPFLHIGTVGGMTLLAWPLASFIYRTRKTGLRVFLLLVYCAAMIALYLAPLGITSPCIMEENQLPPKPALVGHRGAPMLAPENTLMSLHKAVECDVQVFETDVMVSADGVPFLMHDEELTRTTNVQAVFPDRAAQSIAFNWTDLQQLDAGSWFLERRPFPTVQSLSPADRNETTKQRVPSLEQALEAAKQSNISIMFDLRPENHSDYQNFVNVTLGVILQSGIPLQQVLWLPDGFREDVKQQAPGVQQVYGRKRLKDEKEPVLHVNLPYQDMSSEEIRQYRQDNISVNLYVVNQPWLFSVLWCSGVSSVTTNACQVLKEMKHPVWLLPSSTYLMIWIVVDCVSFLIIIWAFVLLKKCSHRRQPAESETDVLLTKINSLMQE, encoded by the exons ATGGCAGAcccccctggctgctgctctacctgtgccacctgcctgctctgcccctACAGCTGCCAGTGGATCACTGCcaagaaggagaagaggaagggcCTGAGAACCACCAAG TGTGACTGCAGTTggttccttttcctcttctgcgTCTTCCTCTTCACACTGGTGTGGCTCTACTTCGCTATCATCATCCTCAATGATTTCCACAATTTCAACGA ATTCATCTTCAGGGAGAGGAAGCTGTGGCTAGACTGGTCCCAGGTCCTGCTCATAGCTACGGCTGTGCTGATCAGCTACTCgtctgtgctgctg GTCCTTGCTTTGTGCCTGCAGCTCTGCGGCCAGCCCTTGAAGCTACACTGGGTGCACAAG GTCCTGCTGATCCTAACTGCCCTGGTGGTGGCTGCAGCCTTCACAGGGCTGGGAATAAAGTGGGCGGAGGAGTGGAAAAGCGCTCGTGTCTCCCTGCAG GCAACAGGTCCCTTCCTGCACATTGGAACTGTGGGGGGAATGACGCTCCTTGCCTGGCCCCTGGCCAGCTTCATCTACCGCACCCGCAAGACAG GTCTCAGGgtgtttctgctgcttgtgTACTGTGCAGCGATGATTGCACTATACCTGGCTCCCTTGGGAATCACCTCCCCTTGCATCATGGAGGAGAACCAGCTTCCCCCCAAGCCAGCCCTAGTTGGCCATCGAGGAGCACCCATG CTGGCCCCCGAGAACACCCTCATGTCACTGCACAAGGCGGTGGAGTGTGATGTGCAAGTCTTCGAGACAGACGTCATGGTGAG TGCTGACGGGGTCCCATTCCTCATGCATGACGAGGAACTCACCAGGACCACCAACGTGCAGGCTGTGTTCCCTGACAGGGCTGCCCAGAGCATTGCCTTCAACTGGACAGATCTCCAGCAGCTGGATGCTGGCAGCTGGTTTCTGGAG CGGAGGCCATTTCCCACTGTGCAGAGTCTTTCCCCTGCTGATCGCAATGAGACAACCAAACAGAgggtcccatccctggaacagGCTCTAGAGGCAGCCAAGCAGAGCAACATCTCCATCATGTTCGACCTCCGGCCTGAGAACCACAGTGACTACCAGAACTTTGTCAATGTCACCCTGGGAGTGATTTTACAGTCAGGCatcccactgcagcag GTCCTCTGGCTTCCAGATGGGTTCAGGGAAGATGTCAAACAGCAGGCCCCAGGTGTCCAGCAAGTCTACGGCCGGAAGAGACTCAAGGATGAGAAGGAGCCAGTACTGCATGTCAATTTGCCCTACCAGGACATGAGCTCTGAGGAGATCAG GCAGTACCGCCAGGACAACATCTCTGTCAACTTGTATGTGGTGAACCAGCCTTGgctcttctctgtgctgtggtGCTCAGGGGTGAGCTCTGTCACCACCAACGCCTGCCAGGTGCTGAAGGAGATGAAACACCCTGTCTGGCTGCTT cccagcagcacatACCTCATGATCTGGATCGTTGTAGACTGCGTTTCCTTCCTTATCATCATCTGGGCCTTCGTCTTGCTGAA GAAATGTTCCCACAGAAGACAGCCAGCGG AGTCTGAGACGGATGTGCTGCTCACAAAGATCAACAGCTTGATGCAAGAGTGA